In Lolium rigidum isolate FL_2022 chromosome 3, APGP_CSIRO_Lrig_0.1, whole genome shotgun sequence, the genomic window AAATCACAAAACCCTGTTTGCTCAAAATCCCAAATAAAATGATAGCATCAGTATCTCTTAATATACCAGAAGAAGTAAATATGCAGAAAATATTTTGCTTTTGTAGTGAGCAACTGACCCTAAATTTGAGCTTGCTCTTGAGAAAATCAGTGATTAGGAAATGGTTGCCATGCATCTTTTCTCCATTCCAACTGTTGTATGAGACCATAATAGTAGATACACCTCTGATGATAGAATTAAAATAGGCAGGCATGTGGATTTTCATGAGCCCATTTCTGTCGATGATTGTATTGCCCTCGTTAATCCCGTTAAAAGTACCACCATCACCAACATAGTGCTTTGCGCATGCAGCAACTTTCTTACTGCAGGGTATCATCAGAGTGACAACAAAGTTGGTTCCCTCTCATCAGACTGAATTCGAGAGAAGACAGTTCAGCTACAAAATTTGTTGGATGTATATTACCTGCCACCAACGTATGGTCTTCCTGCAGAACCTGGTGGAGCGTCGCCTTGCAAGCCGGAGATAATTGTGGTCATTGACTGGACAACCTTTGGGTCTTCACTGTAGCTTTCAAAGCACCGTCCCCATCTTGGGTCTCTACAAACCTGATTAATAAAACAAATGAGGATCCAAGAACAACACGAAGATGCAAGAGGGGTTCTCTTCTATTACCGCAATACACGGAGCAAAGACGTAAGGAATTCCTGTGGCCCTGACTTCCAGAGCAGTTGCTTCTCCTATCCTCTTTACAAGCTCAGGGTCCCTGGTGGATAATGGAGTATTAATTTAGACTAAAGCATACATCACGGGACTGTAGGCATCACAGTCAGCGTGTGTTTTGGATATCGTCGTAGCTTATTCACATGATTTCATTATCACATCAAAAGTTAAAAAAAGGGAAAATTTCTACCTGGTAGCTCCAAGCCCAACATTATGTGGGAAGATCGTAGCTTTGTAGACGTTACCGTGACCATGCACAGCATCAATACCATAGATCATCGGAATACCTAGGTGGGTAGAAAGGGCGTCTTTCTGCATTTCATTCACCATTGAAACCCAGGTCTCAGCAGAGGCTTGAGGAGCAGGCACACTGCCTCCGCCGCTCAGCACACTACCTGCACCGCAGCACACAACTCCGAAACTCAAACTCTGCAGTTCTTCACCATTTGCACTGATTTATTAAGCCGAAATACTATAGCTTACCTATGAAGTATTTGGATAGCACCCCTGTGGTAGCATTTTCCCTCTCAATCTGAGTCATCTGGCCGATCTTTTCCGCGAGAGTCATCCGCCCAAGCAGATCATTGACGCGAGCACCAACGGGCTGTTTCGGATCCTTGTACTTGAGATAATCCGCTCTTCCCAATACCGCCAAGCAGAACAAGAGGAGGACGACGGTGGTCTTGTGCAAACTCCCCATATTGGCACCCTGTCTGGTACCGATCACCGTCAACTATGTTTAAACCCGAGTAAAGGATGCGATTCATGTGGATAAAAAATAGTAACATTTCTGCGAAGCTTATCGACAAGGGAAAAATCAATCATGCGCTAGTGTAGACATGCATAATGGTCAAACATTAAGCCTAGGCGATTCAAAGGCTGCCCTGTTGGCGATAGAGACATCATAAGGAAGCAAAACACAAGGGAACCTATTCCTTTTTTGCTCCACCAGTTTGGCATTTTTTGCATACTTTTATCGCCCAAACAAATCAAGGCGCTGGAAACCGGCATGATTATAGGTGAAAACAGCAAGCCACATAGCGCTGTTCTCACCAAAATCATCCGCAGTCCAACCCAAACAAATGAATGAACAAAACAGAAAACATAGCACAATAACCACATCACTTGCGAATTTCGACCGAGAATAACCAAACCTCGTGGCAAGATAGGCTGTACGTAACTGCATACCTCAATAGGAAGAACCAGATGAGATGATCAGCAACCTAAGAGAAGTGTGAAAGCTCTAAACAGCTGCTGCCTAAGATGTGTGAGCAGAGCACGTCCTCTGGGAAAGGGAACCCCGGTTCCTCTTATAGCCCAGGGGAGCGAGTGTTCTGACTCACGAAGTGGCAGATAGGAGAATCGCGAGGCAGCCAAAAAAGAAACGTAAGAAATCGTGTGCATTCATTACCGTGAGTGGACCTAGGCAACGGCACATTTTCTCAACTCCACATCAGCCTGCTCATGGTTTGGTCTCGAACTAGCTAaactttttttcttttcaaaatgGGTATCACCCCGACCTCTGCATcaaatagatgcacacagccatttattGATAAATCTCAGTTTTATGATCTTACAAACTTAGTCTTCAGCGACCACATAAGGTGCTCACAAAGATAAGCCACCAAAAAACAGCAAAACCAGGAGAATACATAATACACATATGTATATTGTATTCTAAGCGTATTGTATCCTATCAGCACGCTGCCAACCACCCTGGTTGAAGATAGCCTGAACGACCGCCATCAGTCGAGTGCATCCACACTCCATATGTGTACGCTGCTCCTCCGGCTGAAGGAATGATCACATGTGAATCCAATAAGTAGCcttgtgaataacctgcaaaaagaacACACCTTCCGCTCTTTTAAACACAATATCATTACGACAATTCCAAATTACCCATAATAAAGCACAAACTCCTACACAAATACGAGCTTTCGTTTTTTTATACACCTTTCGAACTAGCTAAACTGGACCAGATGCACGGTTTGTATCGGTTTTCTGGTTCGAGACCACGATCACAAAACTTGTAGTAGCTGGGTTGAGACGGGCTCAAACCAACGAAACCGTCCAACCCGTTCTAAATCAGTCGCTTTTGTATTGAGAAGCATTTGCTGCACAGAAGCACCGGCATAGTCCACCGGCTTCTTGTCTTGCCGAAGCCATATTGCTGTCGCCGTAAAGTTGTACCACAGCCACAGCAGGTTCACAGCAAGGCTGTGGATAATCCCGTTCATGGTTTGGTCTCAAACCGGCTAAACCAAGAGTCCAGCCCGGACCGGATCAACCAGATGCACGTGTTCTATCACTTTTCTGCAGGTTCGAGACCGCGATCAGAGAACTTGTAGCTGGATTGAGACGGGCAGGTTTGAGGAACTGGTGCAACCCGTTTTTAAACCGTGAATGGTCAGTGTCGCTCAACATTTCTACGATCAGCTGAGACGTCGCTGTGGGTGGGGATCGTTTGACTTGATGCGATCCCTCTCTCGATACTGCACAAATACTCCATGCTCAGCATGCAGCCACGGTCCTAGAGTCGATCCAGAACTAACTCATTTTTCAGCCGCTGCCGGCTGTTTATTTGGTTGGCTGGCCGGCAGCGGCTGTCCACTAACTTGCATCGTTTTCGGAAAGGGTTAACCAGTTCAGATGCTTGTCCTTTCTGTGCTCTGTCCGAATCTTCGGAGCACCTGTTTCGTTCACTGTATGTCGGTTCAACAGTTTTGGATTACCATCTCAACGCTTCGCCATGATGTCTCTGGATGCTCTTCTATTCAGGAGCTGTGGGATGAAGCCCAACAATGCAAGGTTCGCTCAACTGTTCTAATCGCCGCCCTTTGGAACATTTGGAAAAGAAGGAACGCTAAGCCTTCGACGACATCGACCATTCGACCGCTCATGTATTTAGCAGATGTGCCACTGATCTTTCTCTATGGTCGCACCGCTGGGGAAACGAAAGTCAAAAAGCTATTCTACTTGACTGGAGTGTAAGGTTTCGTAATCTGGCTTCCTCTGTATAGTGCTACCTTTTCTGTTTCTGTAAAATGTAGATTACCTTAGTTTTTCTagctttctcttcttcttctttggactTTTCGGTACTTTCTTCCTTGTATTTTGGACTCTgacagagaaaattaaaaaaagttCAGGCAGGCGGCCTGCTGTAGTTACCTTAAAAAAAAATCATAGTCAACCTAGAACTGGCAAAAAGATAAGGCTAATGGCAACGAAGAAATTTCAATTATGGTATTTTTCCATCAAGGATGGATCGGAGATACTGTTGTAGGAGGACTGCTGGTTAGGGAATAGACCTCTCTGTGAATAATATCCGGCGTTATATAGCATTGTTCGTCGTAAAAGTGATATCATTGCTTTAGTAATGGCGACCTCACCTCTATGAGTGACGTTTAGACGAGACTTATACAACCAGAGGCTTCATGCATGGAATGCCttacttctttgtttgaaatCCATTCATTTGTCCAAAGGGCCGGATGAATTTCGTTGGACCTTACATTCCAATGGAAAGTTTACAATAAGTTCGTTATATGATGCAATAATCTAACCTGACATACCAGTTGATAAGAATAAGATCTGTAAGATGAAAATATcgctaaaaattaaaaaaattggctcgtcgaggggtaatcctaatcaaagataatcttgtgaaaTGAAATTAGCTGGAGAGTACTGAGACGATTAAACATTTGTTCTACCAGTGTTGCTTtgccagatctatatggtcatgcgTCCAAGTAGCTTCGGATATGTATCTcccgactagtgtagccaatatcttcggtaattggcttcatggtattgatCGCAGGTTTAGAATGCTTATTCGGGTGGGAATGCTTGCCGTTATATGGTCGCTATGACTACGTTTAATGATAAGAATTGTTCCCttttacaggttatatacagatgGGTCGCTACTCTCCGTTAATGGTCTGCGCTGCAGAGAGTGGAGaaccgcgacctctttacggaggtctgtacacggttggagaatacgCGAGAGATACTTTTTCCTACATAaatggcagcataatctacggattgggccGCTATTATCATCTTAAGTGTCCTACAATTATTCATGATTGATATGTAATTCGTCTTTATCCTTTTTACTTTGAATTTTTTGAGACTCTGAAacgggctgtgtgcatcctagttattgAGAGGCCGGATATAATTACTTGATCAAATAATAAAGTGTCCATTATCAAAAAAGAACCGGCAAAATGGCTATGTTAAAGACTTGCAACGTGGTGATCCAGTTGTCGAATGTACAAAGTTTACAAATATAGGCTCGTAACCTGATTGCCTGATTTTCGTATATGGTCTTACTGTTTCCAGCACTGAACTGTTGtcactgattttttttatttttttttgaacggTCATTGGGTGAATCCACCCGATAAAATGCTGCTATTAATAAAACTGGAGTACAAGCAGAACCAAGGGAATACAAGAAATTATATAGGGGTCCAAAA contains:
- the LOC124704293 gene encoding beta-glucosidase BoGH3B-like isoform X1 — protein: MGSLHKTTVVLLLFCLAVLGRADYLKYKDPKQPVGARVNDLLGRMTLAEKIGQMTQIERENATTGVLSKYFIGSVLSGGGSVPAPQASAETWVSMVNEMQKDALSTHLGIPMIYGIDAVHGHGNVYKATIFPHNVGLGATRDPELVKRIGEATALEVRATGIPYVFAPCIAVCRDPRWGRCFESYSEDPKVVQSMTTIISGLQGDAPPGSAGRPYVGGSKKVAACAKHYVGDGGTFNGINEGNTIIDRNGLMKIHMPAYFNSIIRGVSTIMVSYNSWNGEKMHGNHFLITDFLKSKLKFRVSCSLQKQNIFCIFTSSGILRDTDAIILFGILSKQGFVISDWKGIDRITTPQHLNYTYSIQAGISAGIDMIMVPFTYTEFIDGLTSQVNNKIIPMSRIDDAVYRILRVKFTMGLFENPYADPSLAGELGKQAHRELAREAVRKSLVLLKNGKSAYTPLLPLPKKAGKILVAGSHADNLGNQCGGWTITWQGLTGNNNTAGTTILSAIKSTVDPSTDVVFSENPDSAAVDSGKYDYAIVVVGEPPYAETFGDNLNLTIPAPGPSVIQTVCKSVKCVVVLISGRPLVLEPYIDAIDAFVAAWLPGTEGQGVADALFGDYGFTGKLGHTWFKSVDQLPMNVGDKHYDPLFPFGFGLTTEAKK